From the genome of Nicotiana tabacum cultivar K326 chromosome 2, ASM71507v2, whole genome shotgun sequence:
TGTCTTGATCATCCTTGTTGCTCTTCTCACCAGATGGAAGTGTTTTATTGAAGATTACATGAACACTTTCTTCCACACGCTGAGTCCTTTTATTGTAAACcttgtaagctttgctttgagaGGAATACCCCAGAaaaattccttcatcacttttggcgtCAAATTTTccaagctgatcctttccattgttaagaacatagcatttgcaccCAAACGTTCTTAGGTGAGTCAGTTTGGGATTCCTTCCATTGAGCAGTTCATAGGGAGTTTTGTTCAGGAAGcatctgatcatgcacctattcACCAAGTAGCAGGCTGTATTTATGGCTTCTGCCCAGAAGTTTTTGGCTATCCCACTATCAATAAGCATtgttctagccatatcttcaagggtTCTGTTCTTCCTTTCTATAATTCCATTTTGCTGTAGAGTTCTTGGAGCTGAGAAGTTGTGGGTGATGCCATTTTCACTGCAGAATTCATCAAACttggcattgtcaaattctgttccATGATCGGATCTGATGCAAGCCACTTTTGATTCCATCTTCACTTGGATTTTCTTGACAAAGGCTACAAACACCTCGAAGGTCTCATCCTTGGTTCTGAGAAACAGTGTCCAAGTGAATCTTGAGTAGTCATCTACTATCACAAAAATATATCTTTTTTCTCCTCTGCTTGGCACTCTCATAGggccacatagatccatatgaatGAGTTGAAGTGGCTTTGATGTGCTGACATCCTTCTTTGGCTTGAATGAGGATTTCACATGCTTTCCTCtagcacatgcatcacacactctGTGCTCCTTGAATTTTGAATTTGGTAatccacgaaccaggtccttatGTATCAGCTTGTTCAGAAGAGAGAAGCTTGCATGTCCCAGCCTTCTGTGCCATAACTTTGCATCATCATCAACTGCTTTCAAGCAGCTCATATCACCACTTTGTAGGGATTCAAAATCAGCAacgtagatgttcttgtatcttttggccactagtaccacttcaccagttacTAGATTAGTAACTGTGCACACCTTTGACAAGAactccaccttgtttcctttatcacagattTGAGAAACACTCAAGAGACTATACTTCAGGCCATTTACATAGTACTCGTTCTCAATTGAGTGTGAGAGAGGCTTTCTAACTTTTCCAACACCAAGAATGTACCCCCATTTCCTATTTCCAAAGGATACattccctccttgcagggcttttagtgaaaggaAGTACATGGTATTCCCAGTCATATGCTTAGGGAATCTACTATCCATAATCCATTGTTGACTTcttcctttcactgttccctgcacagataaatcaagggttagatttaggaacccaaacaagtttgggtcccttgtaatgagaaAAAGGATGAATGAGAGCTCTTCTAGTCCATGCGGGCAACATGCGTTTCTTATGAGTGGCACCTGGTCCTCTTCCAGTAGTTACTTTTTCAgcaaaaactttgtttttctgaacagACTGGACTCTGGCTTGGCAATTATCCTTGAAATGCacattgttcccacagtgggtacaaagccagttatcaggtacaatGACGTACTTGCTGTGAGGGTTATAGGGAACTTTCTCCCTTTAGAACCCTATTCCCTGCATGTTTCCACCATTATTAAAGTACATGGCAGTAATAGCATCTGAGGACTAGGTCCACTTaagagatttctcaagatcatttTTTACTTTCTCCAATTCTGCTTGAAGTTGCCTAtttttctcaagctcagcacGCAGACTAGTTTTCACATTATTCAGCTCATTTTCAAGTTTAATATGTGCCTCACTAGCTACTTCCTTCCCTTTTTCAGAATTTCCAGGCCTACATTCTGCTTTAAGTCCCTCAATTGTTTCTTCTAGGTCTACGATTGCCACTAAGAGATCATCTTTTTCTTGCTCAATAATGGCAACTTTCTCCATTAAGGCATTCTTTTCTTTACTAAAGTTCTCTGTGGTTTGTTTCAAGTCAACTACAACTACCATTAAatcatctctttcatgttctacACTAGCAATTTTTTCTGTTAGAACCTCCTTCTCATTTTTCAGATTTTCTATAGTTTCCTTCAGGTCAACTACACAAACCAACAAGTCATCTCTAGTCTGCTCAACATCTCCTAACTCTATGGTCAAGGCATCCTTATCACTCATAAGACTATGATATGCATCAATCAAGACATTAGCTAATGGCATGACTTTCTTGGGAGAGTAGGATTTTAGATTCCTTTGAACATCCCTAAAGTTTAcctcatcattgtcatcatctTCATTATCGTCTGACTGAGCCATCAAAGCAAATATTGAGTCAtatttatttgctttattttcaactgccatcatggaactatcacctgcatcattttcttcttttgcttCACTGTAGGAATCTTCCATGATGCAAGATCTTGCTTCACAACATTGTCAGCTATGTTTTTCCTTTTGAAGCATTTGTCAGGAATGGGGTTCCTCTTGGCTGCTTTATCAAAGTTGTGCTTGAAATACTCTTGCTTCAGAAGAGGACGATCCTTGATGAAATGCCCTggctttccacacttatgacaGAGGTCATAATTCTTTGGTTTGTTGGAACTGCCTCTCTTTGGTATACCTCCATTTCTTCGAACCATTTTCTAAAACCTTCTAGTAAGGTATGCCATGTCACTATCCTCCTCACTCGAATCATTGTTTTCAGCTTTGATTACtaggttcttctccttctttggttctcttctttcactgtcctTCTTTATCTTCATCTCGTAGGTTTTCAGATTCCCAACTAGCTCGTCCATAGTCAGTGTCTACAGATCCTTGGCTTCAGTGATagcatttaccttactttcccagGAGCTGGGTAAAACACTAAGTACTTTCCTCACGAGCTTGTTCCTAGGAACGATTTTTCCAAGAGAGTGTAGCTCATTTATAATGGAAGTGAATAGAGTCTGTATGTCTTGAATGGATTCATCATCCTTCATTCTAAAGAGCTCATACTTAGTGGAGAGCATATCGATCTTGGACTGCTTTACTTGAGTAGCTCCTTCATGTGCCGTTTGTaaagcttcccatatctccttggcAGACTGACAGGCTGAAATCCTGTTATATTCATCAGGTCCTATACCACACACCAAAATTCTTTTGGCGTGAAAGTTCTTCACTACAGCTTTCCTGTCAGCGTCATTGTACTCCTTCCTGATTTTCGGCACCATTACAGCAGGTTCTCCTACCTTCTTTGTTGGGACATATGGACCATCACAAATAACGTCTCATAAATCGGAGTCTTCTGCCATTATAAAGTCATGCATTCGAGTCTTCCACCACCTAGAGTATTGGCCGTTGAATCTTGGGGGCCTGTAAGTTGATTTTCCTTCCTCGAAGTTTAGTGGAGCAGCCATGGTGAGGATCCtctctaggtgttaaccttttagaaagaacctgccctgataccaattgatagaatgtatgagtccaccaaactgtacAGAAACCTAGCCCTATACTAGTTCCCACAGAAATAGCTAATGAACTAGTAAGTAAATGACACGAGAGATGTTTACGTGGAAATATCCCtgctcaaggggataaaaaaccacgacctacactggtaggatttcaacttcactactgagcaatctttagattacaacctattgcaacctaggaattaaactcttaatccatcACTAACttgcaatacacctattacaagccactttgcaatacacctattacaaagacttcaactcatgactaactctGTCACGACACAAGCTCTACGGGTTTGTGGTTTTTGAGGTTCCTAATTTAAGCTTCTAGATAAgcaaagtaggaattacaatAAATAGCAAATACAAagatacaactcaactaaggacatacaaaagACTTGTTatggaactggtccgtagtagtgttgcactttgttcttgatgcacttatGACTTCAATGCTGGATAATCAGATCTTGAATGCTTTGGTGAATATCACAAGTGTTTAAGTGATGTTTTTTTGTAATGATTCTTGTTAATATCCTTTGAATGACATCACTTAGATGATGTAAACACTTGGTTGGTAAAAAGCCCTTCTCAATGGGAAGTGACTACTGCACTGTTTCTGTATTGTAGCATGTAcagtgcaggcagtcactttccaGTTGTAGAGTTGACGTCGTACTACTGTTAGGGAAACTCAAAGGGATCAGGTCCCTGAGTTGATTCTTTTCTGTCTGAAATCATACAACACATATTAGCTTGAGTCCGTTGATAGAGATATATACCAAGTGTACATCAGGTCCTTTGTCTGGTTCTTAataataagtttgttagatcatcaaaacataattcTAAGATACTTTAAACCCATAAGctatctctttctctctctctctctctctctctctctctctctctctctctctctctctctctctctctctctctctctctctctctctctctctgtatcTCTATATCTCTGTATCTCTGTAACACTCCCCCCCACCCCCAAACGGTCAAAACCAGCGCAACGGTCACAAGTAACTGGTGAATCCCGACGCCCGCGAACACCCCCACCAACAGGTTACCCCTCATCCCCCTTCATCTCCCTCCCCTCCCTACCCCTATCTCTATCTCTTCTTTCCCTCTCCCCCACTCCCAAACTTCACTGGGCAGCAACACTACCCGTTACTATAGCCCCCATCAATTTCCTCTACTCCATTAATGTTCGTTCACTCTCTCTATTCGCTTCCTTTTTATTTGCGCTTCTTTGCTGCGGCTGGGCTtcaccagtggtagcggtgacaTCCCCCTATTTATTAGGCTTCGTGGTGTTTT
Proteins encoded in this window:
- the LOC142167832 gene encoding uncharacterized protein LOC142167832 is translated as MVPKIRKEYNDADRKAVVKNFHAKRILVCGIGPDEYNRISACQSAKEIWEALQTAHEGATQVKQSKIDMLSTKYELFRMKDDESIQDIQTLFTSIINELHSLGKIVPRNKLVRKVLSVLPSSWESKVNAITEAKDL